From Malaya genurostris strain Urasoe2022 chromosome 2, Malgen_1.1, whole genome shotgun sequence:
acagatatatacagatttattttacaggataatacagattttctatgaaaatatctggcatctctgattgctagtaaggaagggcgaaacctatttattttctttattttagatggtttacgaaccttttactactggaagTAAATTGCGAAAACCAATCAATTTCACGCTAAATGCACAAGGACGTTacttcataattcacacaggaagcataaaagtaaaccaatcgaaaaagggtgaaacttttttatgctgatttattcagtagatatagaaggaaagtggtaaaatttgcacGCCTCTTAAAGATAAAccaacaattcatcgactaatcaaaaattgatctgagaatgtACGATAATTTCCAAACaggatttgaaaaaaagttgacttttttctccatttgctgtcaatgttgcccttctttgaaaaacagctgatctgTGATATCACTGATATCTGTGAACATTACCTGATCATAATGAACGTTTTTTTACTAATGTAGAATGCcaccccgggttggcggttcaatgcataggatggtggtcttacaagccagtaggttcgagccccgacctgtaaggattcttagtgtcagtaggatccatagtattagtcatgcaatgattctgtacactaagaatcggctgcgaagtctgttgaaacagaaaggccaaattccaccaaaggaatgttatGCCAAGACTTTTAGAAAACCGTTTGCTCCAGATATTTTCTactaattttaaatttattcttcactcaatgcatgaacaaattattttacaaacttAGCATACAATTTCATTATTAGTAAATTTTAATAAGATTTTGTCAAAATTCTGATTAGCATGCTATTTAATCCTTGATCATATGCGCAGTCATCGTCGCGAGCGGTTCTAGTTCTTTTGCCGACATTAGATCGAATTCCTGAATAAAGTAGTAGAAGTGTTTATAGCACGTATTAACGTGAGCTTCCTGAAAAGTCAAAATGAACATTAGATTTCTAAAGATAACACTGTTATTGTTTCAATAAACAATTACCGCTCCAATACTGACGATCCGGTCAAAATGATGAATATAAACATGTACGAAGACTCTGAACAGTCTAGCCAATATCTTTTTACATAAGTTGGGGAAAGATTTCGGAAATGGCACATCAGTTGATACCGGGAAAAGCGCTTCGTTGTTAATTTGATTCTCCACCCAATCCATTAGCAGCTCTATATATCTAGGAGCAGGTAGTTGAATCGGTTTTTTGAAGATTTCCCCATCGGCCCATAGATATTCGTACTTGGAGCCACCGCTCATCGTTGGACAGGTCGTAACATTGCAATATTCTGATATTGTACCATAAATCAGATTAATTCTGTTGAAGAAATCCACTACATGAACCGCTAGCCAATCATTCATATTTTCACCCGAAGGCAGTTTAACCACTTCTCTCAAATTGATACCCGATTGTAAACTGGCATGAGCTTGCTTGTGTAGTGAATATCGTATGGTTCCTTGGGTGAACTTCTTTTTTGGACGAAAAGTCTAAAAAATCAATTGCATTACAATCAACGCTGAAATTTAAAGAACAATTACAGTAGGTACCTTCTCCCGTTGAAAGAACTCCAGAAAGCCATTGAGAGCCATTATCTTTGGGATTTTTTTCTGTGAGGTAGCAATTTTCCTGAAGTGTTCAACTTCCTCCGCATCATACATCCAGCTCATccgggcaagtctttatttggtTATAGTTCCCATTTTTCCATAAGCAGAAAACTTTCGAGCTGACACACTTCCTTTAAAGTAAATCCGATAAGTACAAATTAGCCTTTCACAGAATAATTATCGCAGATTATGTTTACCGGTTAAATCCCTTCAGTTGCGCAAAGAAGCCTTACTGACGGAAAATATTTAGTCAAagttaaaagtaaacaaaaagaacattacatatttcgatttcttcgctcaAAAGAAACTGCGGAGAAAACTGACAAACGTCAAAATTATGGCTTCTCTTATGCAAGAAATTATAGCAGAAAAAATATACATCTTGCACGCAAGTGTACGAGAGAAGTCACCCATTCTCGG
This genomic window contains:
- the LOC131428317 gene encoding MOB kinase activator-like 3 yields the protein MSWMYDAEEVEHFRKIATSQKKIPKIMALNGFLEFFQREKTFRPKKKFTQGTIRYSLHKQAHASLQSGINLREVVKLPSGENMNDWLAVHVVDFFNRINLIYGTISEYCNVTTCPTMSGGSKYEYLWADGEIFKKPIQLPAPRYIELLMDWVENQINNEALFPVSTDVPFPKSFPNLCKKILARLFRVFVHVYIHHFDRIVSIGAEAHVNTCYKHFYYFIQEFDLMSAKELEPLATMTAHMIKD